One region of Quercus lobata isolate SW786 chromosome 2, ValleyOak3.0 Primary Assembly, whole genome shotgun sequence genomic DNA includes:
- the LOC115978382 gene encoding uncharacterized protein LOC115978382, which produces MSGSGNPQLYRPHDVFTAMGRCWVLEDEFSYPINPNLRNSAYVHNTMRQEWAWLFREQQMFYDELVGFKLPVPRRLASQMPRDSIDELRKALNRIREENNRMKIRLNRYRTQVEIRESVQEGWYEHAQFMQSLLVDPIYQSDVEMSDEE; this is translated from the coding sequence ATGTCTGGTTCTGGCAACCCACAACTCTATAGGCCTCATGATGTGTTCACTGCTATGGGTCGTTGTTGGGTATTGGAAGATGAGTTCAGCTATCCAATCAATCCGAATTTGCGAAATAGTGCTTACGTTCACAATACCATGAGACAGGAGTGGGCTTGGTTATTTCGTGAAcaacaaatgttttatgatgagttggttgGTTTTAAGTTGCCAGTGCCTCGGCGACTCGCATCACAAATGCCCAGAGACAGCATCGACGAACTTCGTAAAGCATTGAACcgcataagagaagaaaataatcgaaTGAAGATACGTCTTAATCGATATCGGACCCAAGTCGAGATTCGAGAGTCAGTGCAGGAAGGGTGGTACGAGCATGCACAGTTCATGCAATCACTTCTTGTTgatcccatttatcagtcaGACGTGGAGATGTCAGATGAAGAGTAA
- the LOC115978384 gene encoding regulator of G-protein signaling 3-like isoform X1, whose amino-acid sequence MKRAQGSKPSKSKESTPSTKDAADGDKVLSPPPKNDKKSPSELLHDTDEDKSHPTPRNKDQKSSSKLLRKGDDIATSALLNNDKKPSPLEQLRKGDDIAPSAPLNKDKKPSPLEQLRKGDDIARSAPLNKDKKPSPLEQLRKGDDIARSAPLNKDKKPSPLEQLRKGDDIAPSAPLNKDKKPRPATTRS is encoded by the coding sequence ATGAAAAGAGCCCAAGGTTCTAAACCATCAAAGAGTAAGGAGAGCACTCCTTCAACTAAGGATGCTGCTGATGGTGATAAAGTCCTATCTCCACCGCCTAAGAATGACAAGAAATCACCAAGTGAGCTGCTTCATGATACTGATGAAGACAAATCGCATCCTACACCGCGTAACAAAGACCAGAAATCCTCAAGTAAGCTGCTCCGTAAAGGAGATGATATAGCCACTTCTGCACTACTTAACAATGACAAGAAACCATCACCTCTTGAGCAGCTCCGTAAAGGAGATGATATAGCCCCTTCTGCACCACTTaacaaagacaagaaaccaTCACCTCTTGAGCAACTCCGTAAAGGAGATGATATAGCCCGTTCTGCACCACTTaacaaagacaagaaaccaTCACCTCTTGAGCAGCTCCGTAAAGGAGATGATATAGCCCGTTCTGCACCACTTaacaaagacaagaaaccaTCACCTCTTGAACAGCTCCGTAAAGGAGATGATATAGCCCCTTCTGCACCACTTaacaaagacaagaaaccaaGGCCAGCAACCACGAGGTCCTGA
- the LOC115978384 gene encoding regulator of G-protein signaling 3-like isoform X2: MKRAQGSKPSKSKESTPSTKDAADGDKVLSPPPKNDKKSPSELLHDTDEDKSHPTPRNKDQKSSSKLLRKGDDIATSALLNNDKKPSPLEQLRKGDDIAPSAPLNKDKKPSPLEQLRKGDDIARSAPLNKDKKPSPLEQLRKGDDIAPSAPLNKDKKPRPATTRS; encoded by the exons ATGAAAAGAGCCCAAGGTTCTAAACCATCAAAGAGTAAGGAGAGCACTCCTTCAACTAAGGATGCTGCTGATGGTGATAAAGTCCTATCTCCACCGCCTAAGAATGACAAGAAATCACCAAGTGAGCTGCTTCATGATACTGATGAAGACAAATCGCATCCTACACCGCGTAACAAAGACCAGAAATCCTCAAGTAAGCTGCTCCGTAAAGGAGATGATATAGCCACTTCTGCACTACTTAACAATGACAAGAAACCATCACCTCTTGAGCAGCTCCGTAAAGGAGATGATATAGCCCCTTCTGCACCACTTaacaaagacaagaaaccaTCACCTCTTGAGCAACTCCGTAAAGGAGATGATATAGCCCGTTCTGCACCACTTaacaaagacaagaaac caTCACCTCTTGAACAGCTCCGTAAAGGAGATGATATAGCCCCTTCTGCACCACTTaacaaagacaagaaaccaaGGCCAGCAACCACGAGGTCCTGA